A single genomic interval of Antarcticibacterium arcticum harbors:
- a CDS encoding HYC_CC_PP family protein, with protein MKKVSLHTFSFLMAFLVLFSTMSFTVEKHFCGQSLVGHAIFSQAQKCETEMHSCGIAGEMQMKMEDSCCSNQTESFVGQDELNIYSFSIDLIQQAFIVPMSFVLLNLLPELPAEVIEYPPYQPPQLVYDIQVLCQVFTI; from the coding sequence ATGAAAAAAGTTTCCCTACATACTTTTTCCTTCCTGATGGCCTTTTTGGTCCTCTTTTCCACCATGTCCTTCACGGTGGAAAAACACTTTTGTGGCCAGAGTTTAGTAGGGCATGCAATTTTTTCCCAGGCTCAAAAGTGTGAAACCGAAATGCATTCCTGTGGCATAGCAGGGGAGATGCAAATGAAAATGGAGGATTCATGCTGTTCCAATCAAACTGAAAGTTTTGTGGGCCAGGATGAATTGAATATTTATTCTTTTTCCATTGACCTTATACAGCAGGCTTTTATAGTACCCATGTCTTTTGTACTGTTAAATCTCCTTCCGGAACTTCCTGCTGAAGTCATAGAATACCCCCCTTATCAACCTCCTCAATTGGTGTACGACATTCAGGTTTTATGCCAGGTTTTTACAATTTGA
- a CDS encoding ImmA/IrrE family metallo-endopeptidase encodes MKGEININPDILTWAIARAGYDLQEFLLKNPKVEYWLEKIKTPTVKQLEDLANKLHLPFGYLFLPEPPNETISFPFFRTGGVATKKVSLNVYDTILILQRRQDWLTDYLLENEEQPLSFVGKFNNSASCDSIVEDIRRTLTIEKDWAREYPNFEGALNYLTSKIEETGIIVNFNGVVGNNTHRPIPVEECRGFVLVNKMVPFLFVNAADAKAAQLFTLVHELAHVWLGESAGFDNQNLLPANDPVEKLCDQVAAEFLVPHASFLQVWPEEKDFRKLSKIFKVSPIVIARRALDLNKITKEIFFQFYNNYMEGVRRKKESQGSGGDFYATSKKRISPHFATYVDQAVKQNRLLYRDAYKITGLKGNTYENFVTQHLY; translated from the coding sequence ATGAAAGGAGAAATCAATATTAATCCTGATATTCTTACCTGGGCCATTGCCCGGGCAGGATATGATTTGCAGGAATTTTTATTGAAAAATCCTAAAGTTGAATATTGGTTGGAGAAAATCAAAACCCCAACAGTTAAGCAATTGGAGGACCTTGCTAATAAATTACATTTACCTTTTGGATATTTATTCTTACCGGAACCTCCAAATGAAACTATTTCTTTTCCATTTTTCAGGACAGGAGGAGTTGCAACCAAAAAGGTTAGCCTAAATGTTTATGATACCATCTTAATTTTACAACGAAGGCAGGATTGGCTTACAGATTATTTACTTGAGAATGAGGAGCAGCCTCTTTCCTTTGTAGGCAAATTTAATAACTCTGCTTCCTGTGACAGCATTGTAGAGGATATAAGAAGGACTCTAACAATAGAAAAAGATTGGGCTCGGGAATATCCAAATTTTGAGGGAGCTTTAAATTATCTTACCAGTAAAATTGAAGAAACAGGTATAATCGTCAACTTCAACGGAGTAGTAGGAAATAATACTCATAGACCTATTCCCGTTGAGGAGTGCAGAGGATTTGTACTGGTAAATAAAATGGTACCTTTCTTATTCGTGAATGCTGCCGATGCCAAAGCGGCTCAATTATTTACACTTGTTCATGAGCTTGCGCATGTTTGGCTAGGCGAGAGTGCAGGTTTTGATAATCAAAATCTTCTACCGGCAAATGATCCCGTCGAAAAATTGTGTGACCAGGTAGCTGCAGAATTTTTAGTGCCTCATGCATCTTTCCTACAGGTCTGGCCGGAAGAAAAGGATTTTCGAAAATTGAGTAAAATATTTAAAGTTAGTCCAATAGTTATTGCTAGGCGTGCATTAGATTTAAACAAGATTACCAAAGAAATTTTCTTTCAGTTTTATAATAATTATATGGAGGGAGTTCGTCGCAAAAAGGAGAGCCAGGGTAGTGGCGGAGATTTTTATGCAACTTCTAAAAAGCGAATTAGTCCGCATTTTGCCACTTATGTTGACCAGGCAGTAAAACAAAACCGACTTTTATACAGGGACGCCTATAAAATTACAGGTTTGAAAGGCAATACTTATGAAAACTTTGTAACCCAACACCTGTATTAA
- a CDS encoding DUF4411 family protein translates to MVVVPPYLLDSNFFIQAYRFHYPLDVVPGFWLKVKELAEDGTIISIDKVQREIFQNKDNLTAWCKAHLPNDFFKDSSNCLTEYSKVVSWASMRIPQFTTGALNEFLDTDEADAWLAAYTMANGNVIVTHETSEPRRLSKVKLPDAATPFGIKCYTTIEMFRELKEVF, encoded by the coding sequence ATGGTTGTTGTCCCCCCGTATTTATTGGATAGCAACTTTTTTATTCAAGCCTATCGATTTCATTATCCTCTCGACGTGGTCCCAGGTTTCTGGCTTAAGGTAAAAGAACTGGCAGAAGATGGAACCATAATCTCAATTGACAAAGTACAACGCGAAATATTTCAAAATAAAGATAATCTTACCGCCTGGTGTAAAGCCCATCTCCCTAATGATTTTTTTAAGGATTCGTCAAATTGCCTTACGGAGTATTCTAAAGTAGTAAGCTGGGCAAGTATGAGAATTCCACAATTTACCACAGGAGCTTTGAATGAGTTTTTAGATACAGATGAGGCAGATGCCTGGTTGGCAGCCTATACCATGGCAAATGGTAATGTAATTGTAACCCACGAAACTAGTGAGCCGCGCAGGTTATCCAAAGTTAAACTCCCGGATGCGGCTACACCTTTTGGAATAAAATGCTATACCACTATAGAAATGTTCAGAGAGCTTAAGGAGGTGTTTTAA
- a CDS encoding DUF3320 domain-containing protein, with the protein MDKNVAPQIERSRQELLDLGLRGNSLLHFKASAVSLTLTGHLSNEVYNNIVENQKRMGFSPLVKGSKEEVGKSERLPELFDAPTVEKPTSKNRFNTQLLEDQLDKRLLKINTEAETYFQEQGIDILYLAMGFLIWYEDKNSNLERKAPLILIPVSLKRSNAQDRYKLEYTQVDLSTNLTLKAKLKMDFNIELPEFSEEIEVQEYLKIVKTAIKKEDRWRIEENEMHLGFFKFGKFQMYQDLDAKNWPKNKQPSDHPILQSLFGNGFENFNDTEKGDFGEEDIFNGLQNLDEFHFIADADSSQTEAIIQIKQGKNLVIQGPPGTGKSQTITNIISEALSDDKKILFVSEKMVALEVVKRRLDSCYLGDCVLELHSHKSNKRTVLEEIGRTLELGVPKVDDRSIQKNRYKELQSSLDNYCEATGKKILNSGINFVQAVGYLLHFQKKIETYQLKGIEIPGSLYWYPKDFSEAETLVKEIVAFLNENTSPSKNPFCESQIDHFSPDDRSNMEHILKKILELSQVCEIELGELLLLLPISEPQTLLDIYRLIHTFRHLKNIPDVISVNYKSPEWLSSKDKIESCLKYGKTAKEIYDNHQNELSDEAWNTDLTEIKKVYETKGGKWWKFLSPDYWKAQKVMREIYKKELPSVPEILSTIDYIITFQENRSAFESYEELGRKLFLEKWKSIHSNWAENENIYLWLLNLYSNMEKEVFTPGIEKILDKISPVNDITAQFSRLETDIKELSSLIIQLNEILQVENLKDFEKESLQNLGTKYSIFIEKSQEIFSMARYNAIVSKLDKYNLNIVKEISFEWNFPSDYLLDLFYYSWYKSLVDFAYRTNDPIKFFDRAGHMKDIEEFKTLDNDLAHFSQEKLTMNHFQRMPRNSSGEMSTIKREINKKRRHMPIRQLLLQAGNAVQQIKPVFMMSPMSVSTFLSPGSLEFDLVIFDEASQVKVVDALIPILRGKQIVVVGDSKQMPPTDFFSRTFEDEEETVTGDIESILSMFLAQGAPEKMLKWHYRSRHDSLINVSNQEFYDGRLMVFPSSGINLDAKGLKFNHIKESFYERGTSRTNPNEARMVAQAIMNHAHRKPNLTLGVVAFSTAQRDSIILELERLRRQDTSYESFFSAEKLEEFFIKNLENVQGDERDVIFISIGYGKTAQGNLPQNFGPLNREGGERRLNVLITRARLAMEVFCNFTADDLNTSSNSPFGIKALKSFLKYAEHGKLEDRKETGKETDSPFEDQVIKAIKNMGYELEPQVGSAGFFIDIAVKDPERPGKYILAVECDGASYHSTVSARDRDRLRQNVLEGMGWKFHRIWSTDWFRTESKQISLLQAAIENAIRETQKENESNQKKELENFENSPLSITREDIEIVDNKSIPYKIFMDDFTVPLQGEIPFISKISIAKGISQIVKEEGPIHLKDVAKRITDKMGIGRIGNRIFDHIKESARYGHSQKWFYLSNNFIYVDESKEIEIRDRSLLPISYKNIEHVPPEEIQKAIFETIEMSFSISQTEVISETLSKMGFGRATLKASNIVKSEIKKLIRSQKIKMEQERLIIS; encoded by the coding sequence ATGGACAAAAATGTAGCGCCCCAAATTGAAAGGAGTCGACAGGAATTATTAGATCTTGGTTTAAGAGGCAATTCCTTGCTTCATTTCAAGGCCTCAGCTGTAAGCCTTACTCTAACAGGTCATCTATCTAATGAGGTTTATAACAATATTGTAGAAAATCAAAAAAGGATGGGTTTTTCGCCTTTGGTTAAAGGAAGTAAAGAGGAGGTCGGGAAATCAGAAAGACTACCGGAATTATTTGATGCACCTACTGTTGAAAAACCTACTTCTAAAAACCGATTTAATACCCAGTTACTGGAGGATCAATTAGATAAAAGATTATTGAAAATCAATACTGAGGCAGAAACATATTTTCAAGAGCAGGGAATTGATATTCTGTATTTAGCAATGGGATTTTTAATATGGTATGAGGATAAGAATTCCAATTTGGAAAGAAAAGCACCGTTAATTTTGATCCCCGTTTCTTTAAAAAGATCAAATGCTCAGGATAGGTATAAACTGGAATACACTCAAGTTGATTTAAGTACAAACCTTACGCTTAAGGCAAAATTAAAAATGGATTTCAACATAGAACTGCCAGAGTTTAGTGAAGAAATTGAAGTTCAGGAATATTTGAAAATTGTTAAAACAGCAATTAAAAAGGAAGATAGGTGGAGAATAGAGGAAAATGAGATGCATCTTGGTTTTTTTAAATTTGGAAAATTCCAAATGTATCAAGATCTGGATGCTAAAAATTGGCCCAAAAATAAACAACCTTCTGACCACCCAATTCTTCAATCTCTTTTTGGAAATGGATTTGAAAATTTTAATGACACGGAAAAAGGCGATTTCGGTGAGGAAGATATTTTTAATGGACTTCAAAATTTAGATGAATTTCATTTCATTGCAGATGCCGACTCAAGCCAAACAGAAGCTATTATTCAAATAAAACAAGGGAAAAATTTAGTTATACAAGGACCTCCCGGAACTGGAAAATCTCAAACTATTACAAATATTATATCTGAAGCTCTATCCGATGATAAAAAAATTCTTTTCGTTTCGGAAAAGATGGTAGCTCTTGAGGTTGTAAAAAGAAGGTTAGATAGTTGTTATTTAGGGGATTGTGTTCTGGAGTTACATAGTCATAAGAGTAATAAACGTACCGTTTTGGAGGAAATAGGACGCACTTTAGAATTAGGTGTTCCAAAAGTTGATGATCGCTCCATTCAAAAAAACCGGTATAAAGAGTTACAGTCTAGCCTGGATAATTACTGTGAAGCGACTGGTAAAAAAATTCTAAATTCAGGAATTAACTTCGTACAAGCTGTAGGATATTTATTACATTTTCAAAAAAAGATCGAAACATATCAACTTAAGGGGATAGAAATACCAGGTTCTCTATACTGGTACCCTAAAGATTTTTCGGAAGCGGAAACACTGGTCAAGGAGATTGTGGCTTTCCTTAATGAAAATACCTCCCCTTCAAAAAATCCTTTTTGTGAATCCCAAATAGATCACTTCTCCCCTGATGATAGATCTAATATGGAACACATTCTAAAAAAAATCTTAGAATTAAGCCAGGTTTGTGAAATTGAGCTGGGGGAACTATTATTACTCCTTCCAATTTCCGAACCGCAAACTTTACTGGATATATACAGGTTAATTCATACTTTCCGCCATTTAAAAAATATACCAGATGTTATATCAGTAAATTATAAATCCCCCGAATGGTTATCGAGTAAAGACAAAATTGAAAGTTGTCTGAAATATGGAAAGACTGCTAAGGAAATCTATGACAACCATCAAAATGAACTTTCTGATGAAGCCTGGAACACAGATCTCACTGAAATAAAAAAAGTCTATGAGACTAAGGGCGGTAAATGGTGGAAATTTCTTTCCCCTGATTATTGGAAGGCCCAAAAAGTTATGAGGGAAATTTATAAAAAAGAACTTCCTTCGGTTCCTGAAATACTTTCAACTATTGATTATATAATAACCTTTCAGGAAAACAGGTCTGCTTTTGAAAGTTATGAGGAATTGGGAAGGAAACTATTTTTGGAAAAGTGGAAAAGCATTCATAGCAATTGGGCAGAAAATGAAAATATCTATTTATGGCTATTGAACCTCTATTCTAATATGGAAAAAGAGGTGTTTACACCAGGAATTGAAAAGATTTTGGATAAGATTTCACCCGTAAATGATATCACGGCCCAGTTCAGCAGATTAGAGACTGATATTAAAGAACTTAGCTCCCTCATTATCCAGTTAAATGAGATTTTACAAGTTGAAAATTTAAAGGATTTTGAAAAGGAATCTTTGCAGAATTTGGGAACTAAATATTCCATATTCATTGAAAAATCTCAGGAAATTTTTTCTATGGCACGTTACAATGCTATCGTTTCCAAATTGGATAAATATAATTTAAATATTGTCAAGGAAATTAGCTTTGAATGGAATTTTCCGTCTGATTACTTACTTGACTTATTTTACTACAGCTGGTATAAGTCCTTGGTAGATTTTGCATACAGAACTAATGATCCTATTAAATTCTTTGACCGGGCGGGCCATATGAAAGATATTGAAGAATTTAAAACCTTGGACAATGATTTGGCTCATTTCTCCCAAGAGAAACTCACCATGAACCATTTTCAAAGAATGCCCCGTAATTCTTCTGGTGAAATGTCAACTATAAAGAGAGAAATAAACAAAAAAAGGAGACATATGCCTATAAGGCAATTGTTATTGCAGGCAGGGAATGCAGTACAGCAAATAAAACCGGTTTTTATGATGAGTCCAATGTCTGTTTCAACCTTTTTGTCACCCGGTTCTCTTGAATTTGATTTGGTGATTTTTGATGAGGCAAGCCAGGTAAAAGTAGTTGATGCGTTAATACCAATTCTACGGGGGAAACAAATTGTTGTAGTTGGTGATTCAAAACAAATGCCTCCAACAGATTTTTTTAGCCGAACTTTTGAAGATGAAGAGGAAACTGTAACTGGTGATATAGAAAGCATTTTAAGCATGTTTTTGGCTCAGGGAGCTCCAGAAAAAATGTTGAAATGGCATTATAGAAGTAGGCACGATTCCTTAATTAATGTTTCCAATCAAGAATTTTATGATGGTCGCTTAATGGTTTTTCCAAGTTCGGGAATTAACCTGGATGCAAAAGGTTTAAAATTTAATCACATTAAGGAATCTTTTTATGAAAGGGGTACTTCCAGAACGAATCCAAATGAGGCGCGGATGGTTGCACAAGCGATCATGAACCATGCCCACAGGAAGCCAAATCTCACATTGGGGGTCGTAGCATTTTCAACCGCACAGCGCGATAGTATTATCTTAGAGCTGGAGCGTTTACGGCGACAAGATACCAGTTATGAAAGTTTTTTCTCAGCAGAAAAACTGGAAGAATTTTTTATTAAAAATTTAGAGAATGTACAGGGAGACGAAAGGGACGTAATTTTTATAAGCATTGGTTATGGAAAAACCGCTCAAGGTAATTTACCACAAAATTTCGGGCCTTTAAATAGGGAAGGCGGGGAAAGGAGATTAAACGTTTTAATTACACGGGCCCGCCTCGCTATGGAAGTTTTTTGCAATTTCACAGCTGATGATCTAAATACCAGCAGCAATTCGCCCTTTGGTATAAAAGCCTTGAAAAGTTTTTTAAAATATGCTGAACATGGAAAATTAGAGGATCGAAAAGAAACCGGAAAAGAAACAGACTCCCCTTTTGAAGATCAGGTCATCAAAGCAATCAAAAATATGGGTTACGAATTAGAACCACAAGTGGGGTCGGCAGGATTCTTTATTGATATCGCTGTAAAAGACCCCGAAAGGCCCGGGAAATATATTTTAGCTGTTGAATGTGACGGCGCGAGTTATCACAGTACAGTCAGTGCCCGGGATAGGGACAGATTACGTCAGAATGTATTGGAAGGTATGGGATGGAAATTCCATCGTATTTGGAGCACGGACTGGTTTAGAACTGAATCTAAACAAATCTCTTTATTGCAAGCGGCGATTGAAAATGCAATAAGGGAAACTCAAAAGGAAAATGAAAGCAATCAAAAGAAGGAGTTAGAGAACTTTGAAAATAGTCCACTATCGATTACACGAGAGGATATTGAAATCGTCGATAATAAATCGATACCATATAAAATATTTATGGATGATTTTACGGTCCCGTTACAGGGGGAAATTCCTTTTATTTCTAAAATTTCAATAGCAAAAGGAATTTCGCAAATTGTTAAAGAAGAAGGCCCGATCCATTTGAAGGATGTGGCCAAAAGAATAACGGATAAAATGGGTATTGGTAGGATTGGGAATAGAATTTTTGATCACATTAAGGAATCTGCAAGATATGGTCACAGTCAAAAATGGTTCTATTTAAGTAACAATTTTATTTATGTTGATGAATCCAAAGAAATAGAAATTAGGGATAGAAGTCTATTACCAATTTCTTATAAAAATATTGAGCATGTTCCTCCGGAGGAAATTCAAAAAGCGATTTTTGAAACAATAGAAATGTCTTTTTCCATTAGTCAAACTGAGGTGATATCTGAAACCTTATCTAAGATGGGATTTGGCCGTGCAACATTAAAAGCCAGTAATATAGTTAAATCGGAAATTAAAAAATTAATCCGCTCTCAAAAAATTAAAATGGAACAGGAACGATTAATTATATCCTAA
- a CDS encoding type I restriction-modification system subunit M, which yields MAKADIDFEKELWDAANELRGAVSENNYKNYILPLVFVKHLSERYEVVREELKEQLNDPESDYYTTDKEEINYVLEDRDEYRSRNTFKIPETASWQYLKDNAEQDDIKVKIDDAFDVIQELLTGYNPQLVNILPRIFVRSELSPKQTGGIINLLSHPKFSEKENPESDILGRIYEYYIGRFAMAEGSGAGQFFTPGSIVRLLVELLEPFKGRIFDPACGSGGMFVQSLKFIKEHGGNKKDIAIYGQEMTAQTLRLCLMNLMLRDLSFDIKLGNSLLDDKFPNLKADYIIANPPFNVSNWHPEDLPDGDPRLFGPKEEFTTDGSANYMWMQTFWHHLSDTGTAGIVMANGAMTSNNKGEKNVRQHMVDNSMIDAIVRLPDKLFLTTGIPACLFILSKNRDGKDDTHRERNNEILFLDASKMGTMASRKLRVFSDDDINKIAETYHKWRNVSSLDVSLSGVEGYRDIEGFSKAATIAEVQKQDYKLTPGIYVGTEAEEDDGIPFEEKMEGLKTQLLEQFEKGEELKERIIANFEKIF from the coding sequence ATGGCAAAAGCAGACATTGATTTTGAAAAAGAACTCTGGGATGCGGCGAACGAATTGCGCGGCGCGGTATCTGAGAATAACTATAAAAACTACATCTTACCCCTTGTCTTCGTAAAGCACCTTAGCGAACGCTATGAGGTGGTGCGAGAGGAACTCAAGGAGCAGCTAAATGATCCTGAATCTGATTATTACACTACAGATAAGGAGGAGATCAATTACGTCCTGGAAGACCGGGATGAATACCGTTCCCGAAATACGTTTAAAATTCCGGAAACCGCTTCCTGGCAGTATTTGAAGGATAATGCCGAACAGGATGATATCAAGGTGAAGATAGATGATGCCTTTGATGTGATCCAGGAACTTTTAACGGGCTATAACCCCCAGCTGGTGAATATTTTGCCGCGGATCTTTGTGCGGAGTGAACTTTCTCCCAAACAAACCGGCGGAATCATCAACCTCCTCTCCCACCCTAAATTTTCTGAAAAGGAAAATCCTGAAAGCGATATCCTGGGCCGTATCTATGAATATTACATTGGCCGCTTTGCAATGGCCGAAGGCTCGGGTGCGGGGCAATTCTTTACGCCGGGAAGTATCGTAAGGCTGCTGGTGGAACTTTTGGAGCCTTTCAAAGGCCGCATCTTTGATCCCGCTTGTGGGAGTGGCGGTATGTTTGTGCAGAGTTTGAAGTTCATCAAAGAACACGGTGGAAACAAAAAAGACATCGCGATCTATGGGCAGGAAATGACTGCACAAACCTTGCGGTTGTGCCTTATGAACCTGATGCTGCGGGACCTTTCATTTGACATAAAACTGGGAAATTCGTTGCTCGATGACAAATTCCCAAACCTGAAAGCCGACTATATTATTGCCAATCCGCCATTTAACGTGAGCAACTGGCATCCTGAAGATCTGCCCGATGGCGATCCCCGGTTATTTGGTCCCAAAGAAGAATTCACTACAGATGGCAGCGCCAATTATATGTGGATGCAAACCTTCTGGCACCATTTAAGCGACACCGGTACTGCCGGGATTGTAATGGCAAACGGCGCGATGACCTCCAACAACAAAGGAGAGAAAAACGTGCGGCAGCATATGGTAGACAATTCTATGATAGATGCCATTGTACGCCTGCCAGATAAGCTGTTCCTAACCACCGGAATTCCCGCCTGCCTTTTTATCCTGAGCAAAAACCGCGACGGAAAAGACGATACCCACCGCGAACGAAACAACGAGATCCTGTTCCTGGACGCCTCCAAAATGGGCACAATGGCCAGCAGAAAACTGAGAGTATTTAGTGATGATGATATAAATAAAATAGCTGAAACTTACCACAAGTGGCGCAACGTCTCCTCCCTCGATGTCTCCCTGAGCGGAGTCGAAGGGTACCGGGACATCGAAGGTTTCTCTAAAGCAGCAACCATAGCCGAGGTTCAAAAACAGGATTACAAACTCACCCCCGGGATCTATGTAGGCACTGAAGCCGAAGAAGATGACGGGATCCCCTTTGAAGAAAAGATGGAGGGTTTGAAAACGCAGTTGCTGGAACAATTTGAAAAAGGAGAGGAATTGAAAGAAAGGATCATAGCGAATTTTGAGAAAATATTTTGA